Proteins encoded in a region of the Veillonella parvula genome:
- a CDS encoding MetQ/NlpA family ABC transporter substrate-binding protein — MKKWLALAATAVLGASLLISGCGSSTNDASSSSAGSSKAEVLKVAANPVPHAEILNQIKPLLAKEGVDLQIIEFTDYIQPNMALSSHEVDANFFANVPYQNNFNRDHGTNFVSFAPVHIEPLAIYSQKIKDLKDLPNGAKVAIPSDPTNSARALLLLQSAGLVTLKDPTGLTNTPFDVTSNPKNIQITELEAAQIPRSIQDLDAAVINANYALPAGLNPTKDGLFVEKADSPYANLLSVNPGDENKPAIQKLAKALQSPEVKKFIEDHYKGAIIPAF, encoded by the coding sequence ATGAAAAAATGGTTAGCATTAGCAGCGACGGCCGTACTAGGCGCGTCCTTATTGATTAGTGGTTGTGGTTCTTCCACAAATGACGCAAGTTCCAGCAGTGCTGGTAGTTCTAAAGCAGAGGTGTTAAAAGTGGCAGCAAACCCTGTACCTCATGCTGAAATCTTAAATCAAATTAAACCTTTATTGGCTAAGGAAGGTGTAGATCTTCAAATCATTGAATTTACAGACTACATTCAACCAAACATGGCATTATCTAGCCATGAAGTAGATGCAAACTTCTTTGCTAACGTGCCTTACCAAAATAACTTTAACAGAGATCATGGCACAAACTTCGTAAGCTTTGCACCAGTTCACATCGAACCATTAGCTATTTACTCTCAAAAAATTAAAGATTTAAAAGATTTGCCAAATGGCGCAAAAGTAGCGATTCCATCTGATCCAACAAACAGTGCTCGTGCACTTCTCTTGTTGCAAAGTGCAGGTCTTGTAACTTTGAAAGACCCAACTGGTTTGACTAACACACCATTTGATGTGACTAGCAACCCTAAAAACATCCAAATTACAGAGTTAGAGGCAGCTCAAATTCCTCGTTCCATTCAAGATTTAGACGCAGCTGTAATTAATGCTAACTATGCATTGCCAGCAGGTCTTAATCCTACAAAAGATGGTTTATTCGTAGAAAAAGCGGATTCTCCATATGCAAATCTTCTTTCCGTAAACCCTGGTGATGAAAATAAACCAGCTATTCAAAAATTAGCTAAAGCATTACAATCTCCAGAAGTTAAGAAGTTCATCGAAGATCATTACAAAGGGGCTATTATTCCAGCGTTTTAA
- a CDS encoding DUF389 domain-containing protein, with product MELNKYFDIHFERADDATIAKRLIGGAKVKGPALVILILSMFIASIGLNMNSTAVIIGAMLISPLMGPILATGFGFATLNFTVVKSAILRLSLQITIAVLASALYFYISPVQTVTSELLARTEPNIFDVFIAIFGGLAGIIGQTRKTLDNVIPGVAIATALMPPLCTAGYGLANGNWHYFFGAGYLFFINAFFIFFASFIVLKGVYSLPSHKQAEEINRRNQLIFLVIGLIMAIPSIYAGYDMTIKYSESNHIEQFIKTNINQDGRRLVIDYSLDRVNKLVDIVVVGAPVTSEERSQLDDKLQKDEYLQSYAVRFVNSVDEKKSAVDKTSLNKASEDHEKYTNLSNLYQPTYQLVSETINTMKTTEAEAKALFPFVSRVEGMPLIDNLEQPKANRYMVIIHTASIVSDADSERIKAWLEAKLSAPVTISVEQTTSTL from the coding sequence ATGGAACTAAATAAATACTTTGATATACATTTTGAACGAGCCGATGATGCAACTATTGCTAAAAGGTTGATAGGTGGGGCTAAGGTTAAGGGACCTGCTTTGGTTATCCTGATCCTCTCCATGTTTATTGCCTCTATTGGGTTGAATATGAATAGTACAGCCGTTATTATTGGTGCTATGCTTATATCGCCGTTGATGGGACCGATTCTAGCAACTGGCTTTGGCTTCGCTACGCTTAATTTTACAGTTGTGAAAAGTGCTATTTTAAGATTGTCCTTACAGATTACGATTGCTGTTTTGGCATCTGCTTTATATTTTTATATTTCCCCCGTTCAGACAGTTACATCTGAACTATTAGCGCGTACAGAACCGAATATTTTTGATGTATTCATTGCTATATTTGGTGGGTTAGCTGGGATTATTGGTCAAACGCGTAAGACCTTAGATAATGTCATACCAGGGGTAGCGATTGCGACTGCACTTATGCCACCACTGTGTACGGCAGGATATGGACTGGCTAATGGAAATTGGCATTATTTCTTTGGGGCTGGGTATCTATTCTTTATAAATGCATTTTTCATCTTCTTTGCATCTTTTATTGTTTTAAAAGGTGTATATAGTTTGCCATCCCATAAGCAAGCAGAAGAGATTAATCGTCGTAATCAGCTAATATTTCTTGTGATTGGTCTTATTATGGCTATACCAAGCATTTATGCAGGCTATGATATGACCATCAAGTATTCTGAGTCAAATCATATAGAGCAGTTTATTAAGACCAATATTAATCAAGATGGGCGTCGACTAGTGATTGATTATTCATTGGACCGAGTGAATAAGCTAGTAGATATAGTAGTTGTAGGAGCTCCTGTGACTTCAGAGGAACGATCCCAGTTGGATGATAAATTACAGAAAGACGAATATTTGCAGTCTTATGCAGTGCGATTTGTTAATAGTGTAGATGAGAAAAAATCTGCTGTGGATAAGACGAGCTTGAATAAAGCCTCGGAGGATCATGAAAAATATACAAACTTGAGTAATCTGTACCAGCCGACTTATCAACTAGTAAGTGAAACTATAAACACTATGAAAACGACAGAAGCTGAAGCAAAGGCGTTATTCCCGTTTGTAAGTAGAGTGGAAGGCATGCCTTTGATAGATAATTTAGAACAGCCTAAAGCGAATCGCTATATGGTGATTATCCATACCGCGTCCATTGTATCTGATGCAGATTCGGAACGAATAAAAGCTTGGTTAGAGGCTAAATTATCAGCACCTGTAACTATTTCTGTGGAGCAAACAACGTCAACTTTATAA
- a CDS encoding nicotinate-nucleotide--dimethylbenzimidazole phosphoribosyltransferase, which yields MKDKSVLPIEKQLNKFLQPKCLIPGGLGLWEIYFRKICTAWGEINGEIRPQHIIFSADNGCNIEGYVGYNYEVTQKQSRNMLLGRSSATQFCNFNNIPYEVVDVGIASDDGIGVNRKVAKGTKNILHHPAMTDDEFNRAFQAGYERVQHYVEQGINLFSFGEMGLGNTTTSACVLSALIGADPTETVGPGSWPDKPDLMKRKIDFVRSVLDKHKANIGSESESDRVREIVAHVGGFDIVAILGAMLACVDFKKPFVIDGFITAVAAACAVHMNDRITDYALPSHHSREKGTELALAEVGITQDMVPIQAQMSMGEGTGAILMVQMLKTTQYMFVNVGTFADLMKL from the coding sequence ATGAAAGATAAGTCAGTATTACCGATAGAGAAACAATTAAATAAATTTCTCCAACCAAAATGCCTTATCCCAGGTGGTCTTGGTTTATGGGAAATATATTTCCGTAAGATTTGTACGGCATGGGGCGAGATTAATGGTGAAATTCGACCACAGCATATCATATTTTCTGCCGATAATGGTTGCAATATAGAAGGCTATGTGGGCTATAACTATGAGGTGACACAAAAGCAATCCCGTAATATGTTACTCGGTCGCTCGTCAGCCACACAATTTTGCAACTTTAATAATATTCCTTATGAGGTCGTGGATGTAGGCATTGCCTCAGATGATGGTATCGGCGTTAATCGCAAAGTAGCTAAGGGTACAAAGAATATTTTGCACCATCCGGCCATGACTGACGATGAATTTAATAGAGCCTTTCAAGCTGGTTATGAACGGGTTCAGCATTATGTAGAACAAGGAATCAATCTGTTCTCCTTTGGTGAAATGGGGTTAGGGAATACGACGACCTCTGCGTGCGTGTTGTCTGCATTGATAGGGGCTGATCCGACGGAAACCGTGGGCCCTGGTTCCTGGCCAGATAAACCAGATTTGATGAAACGAAAAATTGACTTTGTACGTTCTGTATTAGACAAGCACAAGGCTAATATTGGTTCTGAAAGTGAATCAGACCGAGTTCGTGAAATCGTAGCTCATGTAGGTGGTTTTGATATTGTGGCTATTCTTGGAGCCATGCTAGCTTGTGTTGATTTTAAAAAGCCCTTTGTCATTGATGGCTTTATTACCGCTGTAGCTGCTGCCTGCGCGGTACACATGAATGATCGCATTACGGACTATGCATTGCCATCACATCACTCGCGTGAAAAAGGTACAGAGTTGGCCTTGGCCGAGGTAGGTATTACACAAGATATGGTGCCTATCCAAGCTCAAATGTCGATGGGAGAAGGTACAGGTGCCATCTTGATGGTTCAAATGTTAAAAACCACACAATACATGTTTGTAAATGTGGGGACCTTTGCAGATTTGATGAAATTATGA
- a CDS encoding dicarboxylate/amino acid:cation symporter translates to MADQNNKNVDALAQEITLKSRGQGKLRQFILWMGALIIGAILGWQHIPALNELFNFIAAVFTRLFQFIAIPTVSLAVITTLSMLGAKKDTGRIFGHAVVYTLLTTICAAAVGLGLFLWIAPGNLPLDVIGAGAAQVPEKLGNVTYYDHFLSVIPNNILQPYLQANVLSVMFISASVGLALAFMPRTENREAVLKVLFGLQELLFTLIKALLYVLPIGILAFAGQLSAQIEAGVIVGALGKYTAVVIGGNLIQFFIVIPLFLLFRGLNPVDVFRKMSPAVAVALFTKSSAATLPVTLASAEDNLKAHPAVARFVLPICTTINMNGCAAFILVTSLFVMQNAGMELTVGTMVAWLFIAVLAAIGNAGVPMGCYFLTLSLMSSIGAPIGLLGIILPIYTIIDMIETAENVWSDASVCAMVDHDLQGKLDDSSGDDMPQFQGA, encoded by the coding sequence ATGGCAGATCAAAACAACAAAAATGTGGATGCCTTAGCGCAAGAGATTACCTTAAAAAGTCGTGGCCAAGGTAAATTGCGTCAGTTCATTTTATGGATGGGGGCACTCATCATTGGTGCTATCTTAGGATGGCAACATATTCCGGCTTTAAATGAGCTCTTTAACTTTATTGCAGCGGTCTTTACCCGTTTGTTCCAATTTATCGCAATTCCAACCGTATCCTTAGCGGTAATTACAACATTATCCATGCTAGGTGCTAAAAAGGATACAGGTCGTATCTTTGGACACGCTGTAGTGTATACCTTGCTAACTACAATCTGTGCGGCAGCTGTAGGACTTGGCTTATTCCTATGGATTGCACCAGGTAACTTACCGCTTGATGTAATCGGTGCCGGTGCAGCTCAAGTGCCTGAAAAACTTGGCAATGTTACGTATTATGATCATTTCTTATCTGTTATTCCAAACAATATCTTGCAACCATACTTACAAGCCAATGTATTGTCTGTAATGTTTATTTCTGCTTCCGTTGGTTTAGCCCTTGCGTTCATGCCACGCACTGAAAATCGCGAAGCGGTGTTGAAAGTCTTATTTGGTTTACAAGAATTACTATTTACATTGATTAAAGCATTACTTTATGTATTGCCAATCGGTATCCTCGCCTTTGCAGGTCAATTATCTGCGCAAATCGAAGCGGGCGTAATTGTTGGTGCTTTAGGTAAATATACGGCTGTTGTTATCGGTGGTAACTTGATCCAATTCTTTATCGTAATTCCATTGTTCTTGTTATTCCGCGGTTTGAACCCTGTGGATGTATTCCGCAAAATGTCTCCAGCCGTAGCTGTTGCGTTGTTCACAAAATCTTCTGCTGCAACTTTGCCTGTTACATTGGCATCTGCTGAGGATAATTTGAAAGCTCATCCTGCAGTAGCTCGTTTCGTATTGCCAATTTGTACAACTATTAATATGAATGGTTGCGCAGCTTTCATTCTTGTCACATCCTTATTCGTAATGCAAAATGCGGGAATGGAATTGACTGTGGGCACAATGGTGGCCTGGTTATTTATTGCTGTTCTCGCTGCGATTGGTAATGCGGGCGTTCCAATGGGTTGTTATTTCTTAACCTTATCCTTGATGAGTTCCATCGGTGCACCAATTGGTTTGCTTGGTATCATCTTGCCAATCTATACGATTATCGATATGATTGAAACCGCTGAAAACGTATGGTCTGATGCATCTGTATGTGCCATGGTTGACCATGACCTTCAAGGTAAATTGGACGACTCTAGTGGCGACGATATGCCTCAATTCCAAGGTGCTTAA
- a CDS encoding iron-containing alcohol dehydrogenase has protein sequence MEFSYFLPVHIQFGWDKVDSVASFAKPYGNKALIVTGRTSAKKSGLYDRVTAKLDAAHIEHVLFDQVDANPLTTTALDGAALAKSESCDMVVAIGGGSIMDCAKGIAFMAVNEGDINDYIFNRKISDKALPLIVIPTTCGTGSEGNGFGVLTNPETGDKKSLRCNAIVPKVSIVDPAVMGTMPPHVLASVGFDALCHNIEAYTSKTAQPFTDALAHYAVTLLAQYLVPLYKHVKAMAEGKSSVLNETQLTKAWESVTLASTIGGMVINTAGVTLAHGMEHPASGLKDITHGVGLAVIEPVAVEYTWSANPDKFGALARIFNHGDGSELGEALRLIVHDLDLTTNLTELGFTKEDIPWLVDNVYVVATGNIANTMANVSREDIEMLYKKMF, from the coding sequence ATGGAGTTCTCTTATTTTTTACCAGTACATATCCAATTTGGTTGGGATAAAGTCGATAGTGTTGCTAGTTTTGCTAAGCCTTATGGCAATAAAGCGCTAATCGTAACAGGGCGGACAAGTGCCAAAAAATCTGGACTATATGACCGTGTGACAGCAAAACTTGATGCGGCACATATTGAACATGTGTTGTTTGATCAAGTGGATGCCAATCCTTTAACGACGACTGCATTGGACGGCGCTGCTTTAGCTAAATCTGAAAGCTGTGATATGGTCGTTGCCATTGGTGGCGGCTCTATCATGGACTGTGCAAAAGGCATTGCATTTATGGCCGTTAACGAAGGTGATATTAATGACTATATCTTTAACCGTAAAATCAGTGATAAGGCGTTGCCTCTTATTGTAATTCCTACAACCTGTGGCACCGGCTCTGAAGGCAATGGTTTCGGGGTGCTTACCAATCCTGAAACGGGAGACAAGAAATCCTTGCGATGTAATGCCATCGTACCAAAAGTATCCATCGTAGATCCGGCAGTGATGGGCACAATGCCGCCCCATGTATTGGCATCTGTGGGCTTTGATGCACTCTGTCATAATATCGAGGCGTATACCTCTAAAACGGCACAACCTTTTACGGATGCATTAGCTCATTATGCGGTAACCTTATTAGCACAATATCTTGTGCCACTATATAAACATGTGAAAGCAATGGCTGAAGGTAAATCATCTGTTCTCAACGAAACTCAACTTACAAAAGCTTGGGAGTCCGTTACATTGGCTAGCACAATTGGAGGCATGGTTATTAATACTGCCGGTGTAACACTTGCTCATGGCATGGAACATCCTGCCAGTGGGCTTAAGGATATTACTCACGGTGTAGGCCTTGCCGTTATTGAACCTGTTGCGGTGGAATATACATGGAGTGCAAACCCTGATAAGTTTGGTGCCTTAGCTCGCATATTCAACCACGGAGATGGATCCGAACTAGGTGAAGCATTACGCTTGATTGTACATGACCTAGACCTTACTACAAACCTTACAGAACTTGGTTTTACAAAAGAAGACATTCCTTGGCTTGTCGATAACGTGTATGTCGTAGCAACCGGCAATATTGCTAATACAATGGCCAATGTGAGTCGGGAAGATATAGAAATGTTGTATAAGAAAATGTTCTAA
- a CDS encoding DUF2806 domain-containing protein → MTGMEIIALLSNSPTAISVVSSVVGGLFTTIFLRRNTSVAEFEKIKNGQFKEVADSLLKAGKMTYVEYYQASNFLEVAKKADKYYSEIHHDNNNANYDFDWFVRFYEAVGNISDEVMQELWAKLLAGELAEPSSFSFKTIDVLRNLSKKDAELFSLVCSYSVMTRGQSYFLPRYDAYLKRHNIYYTDIMKLNEQGLIFNDGMLGVTISISQDSNALFLSNELVVTAALSDGKDIEVDINAYPFTQAGKELATLVSKSISVEAFVELAREIVNENKKYTLGVYKIVSLDEKSITYDDKNLLEPISNNED, encoded by the coding sequence ATGACTGGAATGGAAATAATTGCTTTATTAAGTAATAGTCCAACTGCAATAAGTGTTGTTAGTTCAGTAGTAGGTGGATTGTTTACAACTATTTTTTTAAGGCGTAACACATCAGTTGCCGAATTTGAAAAGATTAAAAATGGACAGTTTAAGGAAGTTGCTGATAGTTTATTAAAAGCAGGTAAAATGACCTATGTGGAGTATTACCAAGCAAGTAATTTTTTAGAGGTTGCAAAGAAAGCTGATAAATACTATTCTGAAATACATCATGATAATAACAATGCAAATTATGATTTTGATTGGTTTGTAAGATTTTATGAGGCTGTGGGAAATATTAGTGATGAAGTAATGCAAGAATTGTGGGCTAAACTTTTAGCGGGGGAGCTTGCAGAACCATCATCATTTTCATTTAAAACAATTGATGTACTAAGAAATCTTAGTAAAAAGGATGCTGAGCTGTTTAGCTTGGTATGCTCTTATTCTGTTATGACAAGAGGACAAAGTTATTTTTTGCCACGTTATGATGCATATCTTAAAAGGCATAATATTTATTATACGGATATCATGAAACTTAATGAACAAGGTCTTATATTTAATGATGGTATGCTCGGGGTTACTATAAGTATTAGTCAAGACTCCAACGCTTTATTTTTGAGTAACGAGTTAGTTGTGACCGCTGCATTATCAGATGGTAAAGATATTGAAGTAGATATCAACGCGTATCCTTTTACTCAAGCAGGGAAAGAGCTTGCTACATTAGTCTCTAAAAGTATATCAGTAGAAGCTTTTGTTGAACTTGCAAGGGAAATAGTTAATGAAAATAAGAAGTATACTTTAGGGGTATATAAAATTGTTAGTTTAGATGAAAAGTCTATAACGTATGATGATAAAAATCTATTAGAGCCTATTTCTAATAACGAAGATTGA
- a CDS encoding ribonucleoside-diphosphate reductase subunit alpha yields the protein MEIMIKKRDGHFEPLSVEKTKRMIAFACLGLDSCDPLELEMDAKLQFVDGMTTKEIQKTLVQTAIEKVISKKDDGFGNQVNKMNQDWQFVAARLFLFDLYKEAAITRRYKAFGYGNFPNLVNMLVEEKKYADFFVTEYTADELQELGDYIKPKRDYLFNYEGLKLLADRYLVKGFNKEIFELPQERFMAIAMHLALVEGENKVEYAKKFYDLMSQLKMTTATPTLANAGTPFHQLSSCFISGVDDNLWSIYDVNSKFSRVSKHGGALGIYLGKVRALNSDIRGFKNSSGGVIPWIRLYNDTAVAVDQLGKRKGGATVTLDIWHKDFYEFVELRTNNGDDRRKAHDIFPAISVPNIFMERMIARENFTLFDPHEILAVKGYSLEDYYDTDDNKEFTKRYLECEQDPNLHGIEVPALDMMKKIMRSAVETGTPFIFFRDTVNTANPNKHAGMIYASNLCHEIAQNVGFTNLAEEIINEDGTITTKTNTGDMVTCNLNSISLGRITDEELEENIALQIRMLDNVISINQAPVPESRMTSDKYRAIGLGTSGYHHYLVNHDIQWESDEHIEVADKLFENIAFYAIKASMELAKEKGAYPAFKGSEWETGEYFTRRGYTSDRWKQLAADVAKYGIRNGYLMAVAPTGSTSNIANTTAGIDPIFKKFFIEEKKGSFTPKTAPDLNDKTFWLYKEAHTIDQQWSIKACGVRQRHIDQAQSFNLYITPQMKAKEILDLYVEAYKQGIKTIYYIRNQSLEMDECTSCSS from the coding sequence ATGGAGATTATGATCAAGAAACGGGATGGCCATTTCGAGCCGTTGTCCGTTGAAAAAACGAAACGAATGATAGCCTTCGCATGTTTGGGGTTAGATTCTTGTGATCCACTAGAATTGGAAATGGATGCGAAGTTGCAATTCGTTGATGGCATGACTACTAAAGAAATTCAAAAGACTTTAGTCCAAACAGCTATCGAAAAAGTTATATCTAAAAAAGACGACGGCTTCGGCAACCAAGTTAATAAAATGAACCAAGATTGGCAGTTCGTAGCAGCCCGCCTATTCTTGTTCGATCTCTATAAAGAAGCCGCTATTACTCGCCGTTACAAAGCATTTGGCTACGGAAACTTCCCAAATCTAGTCAACATGCTTGTAGAAGAGAAAAAATACGCAGACTTCTTCGTTACAGAGTACACAGCTGACGAATTGCAAGAATTAGGCGATTATATCAAACCTAAGCGCGACTATCTCTTCAACTATGAAGGTCTCAAATTATTGGCTGACCGTTACTTGGTAAAAGGTTTTAACAAAGAAATCTTTGAATTACCTCAAGAACGTTTCATGGCTATCGCAATGCATTTGGCTCTTGTAGAAGGGGAAAATAAAGTAGAATACGCTAAGAAATTCTACGATTTGATGAGCCAATTAAAAATGACAACAGCTACACCTACGTTGGCAAATGCTGGTACACCATTCCATCAATTGTCCTCTTGCTTTATCTCTGGTGTAGATGACAACTTATGGTCCATTTACGACGTAAACAGTAAGTTCTCTCGCGTATCTAAACACGGTGGTGCTCTTGGTATCTACCTTGGTAAAGTTCGTGCATTGAACTCCGATATCCGCGGTTTCAAAAACTCTTCTGGTGGCGTTATTCCTTGGATTCGCTTATACAATGATACTGCAGTTGCAGTAGACCAATTGGGTAAACGTAAGGGCGGCGCTACAGTAACACTTGATATTTGGCACAAAGACTTCTACGAATTCGTAGAGCTTCGTACAAACAATGGTGACGATCGTCGTAAAGCACACGATATCTTCCCTGCTATCTCCGTTCCAAACATCTTCATGGAACGTATGATAGCTCGTGAAAACTTCACTCTCTTCGACCCTCATGAAATCTTGGCTGTAAAAGGCTATTCCTTAGAGGACTACTATGATACTGATGACAATAAAGAGTTCACAAAACGCTACCTCGAATGTGAACAAGATCCTAACTTGCACGGTATCGAAGTTCCAGCATTAGACATGATGAAAAAAATCATGCGCTCCGCTGTTGAAACTGGTACGCCATTCATCTTCTTCCGCGATACTGTAAATACTGCAAATCCTAACAAACATGCAGGCATGATCTACGCATCCAACTTGTGCCACGAAATTGCACAAAACGTTGGCTTCACTAACTTAGCTGAAGAAATCATCAATGAAGACGGTACAATTACTACTAAAACAAACACAGGCGACATGGTTACATGTAACTTAAATTCCATTAGCCTTGGTCGCATTACAGATGAAGAGTTAGAAGAAAACATTGCCCTTCAAATTCGCATGTTAGACAATGTTATTTCCATCAACCAAGCGCCGGTGCCAGAGTCTCGCATGACTTCTGATAAATACCGCGCTATCGGTCTTGGTACATCTGGTTACCATCACTACCTCGTAAATCACGATATCCAATGGGAATCCGATGAACATATCGAAGTAGCGGACAAATTATTTGAAAACATCGCATTCTATGCGATTAAAGCTTCTATGGAGCTTGCTAAAGAAAAAGGTGCGTACCCTGCGTTCAAAGGTTCCGAATGGGAAACTGGTGAATATTTCACTCGTCGTGGCTACACATCTGATCGTTGGAAACAACTCGCTGCTGACGTTGCAAAATACGGTATTCGCAATGGTTACTTAATGGCCGTAGCTCCTACAGGTTCTACATCCAACATTGCTAATACAACAGCTGGTATCGATCCTATCTTTAAAAAATTCTTCATCGAAGAAAAGAAAGGTTCTTTCACACCAAAAACTGCACCAGATTTGAACGACAAAACATTCTGGCTCTACAAAGAGGCGCATACAATCGACCAACAATGGTCCATCAAAGCTTGTGGCGTACGTCAACGTCATATTGACCAAGCACAATCTTTCAACTTGTATATCACACCTCAAATGAAAGCAAAAGAAATTCTTGACCTTTACGTAGAAGCCTACAAACAAGGGATTAAAACAATCTACTACATCCGCAATCAATCCCTTGAAATGGATGAATGCACAAGCTGTTCCTCCTAA
- a CDS encoding ribonucleotide-diphosphate reductase subunit beta yields the protein MDKKLIFNENGDRGTQSMIGGNTTNLREWNRIKYDWANQMYRTMLNNFWIPEEISLNEDVKQFPYLTDYERRAFDKIIAFLNFLDSIQSENLPNLSRYITASEVASLLNIQAFQEEIHAQSYSYILDTVTNPITRDKIYDEWRTDKTLLERNRFIADAYQRFSDEPSEANLIHTIIANYILEGIYFYSGFSFFYTLARQGKMTATSTIFKYINRDEVTHLVLFQNIIRELRRERPDLFTPELEAKITDMIRQGTENEIAWGQYITDDKILGLNNVLIERYIKYLANIRLEAIGLPHLYPEIKDNPMEWIESFSNLNSTKTDFFEAKVTNYTKAAAFDFDDLE from the coding sequence ATGGATAAAAAACTGATTTTCAACGAAAATGGTGACCGTGGCACGCAATCTATGATTGGCGGTAATACCACGAACCTTCGCGAGTGGAATCGTATCAAGTACGACTGGGCAAACCAAATGTACCGTACGATGCTCAACAACTTCTGGATTCCGGAAGAAATTTCCTTGAACGAAGACGTTAAACAATTCCCATATTTAACAGATTATGAACGTCGTGCCTTTGATAAAATTATTGCGTTCTTGAACTTCCTTGATTCCATTCAATCTGAAAACTTGCCTAATTTGAGCCGCTATATTACAGCATCTGAAGTGGCATCCTTATTGAATATCCAAGCATTCCAAGAAGAAATTCACGCTCAAAGTTATTCCTACATTTTGGACACTGTAACAAATCCTATTACACGTGACAAAATCTATGATGAATGGCGTACAGATAAAACATTGCTTGAACGTAACCGTTTCATCGCCGATGCATACCAACGTTTCAGTGATGAGCCTAGCGAAGCAAATCTCATTCATACAATCATCGCTAACTATATCTTAGAAGGCATCTACTTCTACTCTGGCTTTAGCTTCTTCTACACTTTGGCACGTCAAGGCAAGATGACAGCTACATCCACTATCTTCAAATATATCAATCGCGATGAAGTAACTCACCTTGTATTGTTCCAAAACATCATCCGCGAGTTACGCCGTGAACGCCCTGATTTATTTACACCTGAATTAGAGGCGAAAATTACGGACATGATTCGTCAAGGTACAGAAAACGAAATCGCTTGGGGTCAATACATCACCGACGATAAAATCCTCGGACTTAACAACGTTCTTATCGAGCGCTACATCAAATACCTTGCCAATATCCGCTTAGAAGCAATCGGCTTACCTCATTTATATCCTGAAATCAAGGATAATCCAATGGAGTGGATCGAAAGCTTTTCTAACTTGAATAGCACAAAAACTGACTTCTTCGAAGCTAAAGTTACAAACTATACAAAAGCAGCGGCATTTGATTTTGACGATTTAGAATAA
- a CDS encoding DIP1984 family protein codes for MKLAEALQERSDLNYKISDLELRLTQNSLVQEGEVPNENPEELLKTLEQCVNRLQKLIADINLTNCKTIIEGRTITEIIAEKDCAALRLTAYRTLASSAGSINFRARGSEIKLMPTVNVADIQKEADHIAKQVRLLDNLLQSANWTTELIES; via the coding sequence ATGAAACTAGCAGAAGCATTACAAGAACGATCTGATTTAAATTATAAAATAAGCGATTTAGAGCTTCGCTTAACTCAAAATAGTTTAGTGCAAGAAGGGGAAGTACCGAATGAGAACCCTGAAGAACTTTTGAAAACATTAGAACAATGTGTAAATAGACTTCAAAAATTAATTGCAGATATTAATTTAACTAATTGCAAAACTATTATAGAAGGTCGAACTATTACTGAAATCATTGCCGAAAAAGATTGCGCTGCTTTGCGCCTAACTGCTTATCGAACGTTGGCATCTAGCGCAGGAAGTATCAATTTCCGTGCGAGAGGGTCTGAGATTAAGCTAATGCCGACTGTGAATGTGGCAGACATCCAAAAAGAAGCTGATCATATCGCAAAACAAGTACGTTTATTAGACAATCTATTGCAGTCTGCTAACTGGACAACTGAATTGATTGAAAGCTGA